A stretch of the Panthera uncia isolate 11264 chromosome D1, Puncia_PCG_1.0, whole genome shotgun sequence genome encodes the following:
- the LOC125928613 gene encoding olfactory receptor 8B12-like has product MAADNASFVTEFILAGLTDEPELQMPLFFLFLGFYMVTVVGNLGLITLTGLNSHLHIPMYFFLFNLSFIDFSFSTAIIPKMLMSFVSKKNIISYAGCMTQLFFFCFFVFSESYILSAMAYDRYVAICKPLLYMVTVSSQVCLLLLLGVYGMGVLGAVAHTGNILFLTFRSDNLVNHYMCDILPLLELSCNSSYINVLIVFIVVTIGIGVPIVAIFISYGFIISSIFHISSTEGRSKAFSTCSSHIIAVSLFFGSGAFMYLKPPSILPLDQGKVSSLFYTIVVPMFNPLIYNLRNKDVKVALRKTVGRITFS; this is encoded by the coding sequence ATGGCTGCAGATAATGCCTCCTTTGTGACAGAGTTTATCCTCGCAGGCTTAACAGATGAGCCAGAACTCCAGATGCccctcttcttcctgtttctagGTTTCTACATGGTCACTGTGGTGGGGAACCTGGGCCTGATAACCCTGACTGGGCTGAATTCTCACCTTCATATTCCCATGTACTTTTTCCTCTTCAACTTGTCCTTCATAGATTTTAGTTTCTCTACTGCCATCATCCCCAAAATGCTAATGAGTTTTGTCTCCAAGAAGAACATCATTTCCTATGCAGGGTGTATGACTcagctctttttcttttgcttttttgtcttttctgaatCCTACATCCTGTCAGCGATGGCATATGACCGCTATGTCGCCATCTGTAAACCACTGCTGTACATGGTCACTGTGTCTTCTCAGGTGTGTTTACTCCTTTTGCTGGGTGTCTATGGGATGGGGGTTTTGGGAGCTGTGGCCCATACaggaaatatattatttctgaCATTTCGTTCTGACAACCTTGTTAATCACTATATGTGTGACATCCTTCCCCTCCTTGAGCTCTCTTGCAACAGCTCTTACATAAATGTACTAATTGTCTTTATTGTTGTGACCATTGGCATTGGGGTGCCCATTGTtgccatttttatatcttatgGTTTcattatttctagtattttccaCATTAGCTCCACTGAAGGCAGGTCCAAGGCCTTCAGTACCTGCAGTTCTCACATAATtgcagtttctcttttctttggatCAGGAGCTTTTATGTACCTTAAGCCACCTTCTATTTTACCCCTTGACCAGGGGAAAGTGTCTTCCTTGTTCTACACCATTGTTGTGCCAATGTTCAACCCATTAATCTACAATCTGAGGAATAAGGATGTCAAAGTTGCCCTGAGGAAAACCGTGGGCAGAATAAccttctcttga